caaaattgtctaATAGTATAATTATCAGTGTAGAATGTGATGTCCTTTTATCCATTCCTTTACTTTCCTGTTGAATAATATTATAATCTTATTTAACTGAATCAATAAATGAATAAGATTAGACAAATGAAGTAAAAACATAAAGAATGGGCAATATAATTTGTTACAATGTAGAAAACGTCAAAAGGTACCAAAATTAAATAAGCCAGTCTTCgaatatgttttctttcttcatctATATAGATAAAGAGAAAGTAATTGTTTTAGTATAATTAACGAAAAGGCTTGATTATCTCCCATAGTGTACATCTTCCTCATATAACGGAATATAGAAACGACGCCATATTTATTTACTTCGTGTTCAACGTAATCCTTTAAATACTTTAtagcaaattgtgaaaacaatgTCTAAATTATTATCAAATTAAATGCAACAAACAAGTTTGAAAAGACAAGGACCGTCATTTTGCTTATTTcggctgatttttttttaactttttacatGTGTCCTCTAGTACCATGGTTCCCATTTATCAGGAAGGCACCTCACGGAGAGCTAGAGACTTTCGCTCTTCACTTATCAGTTTCCATGCGCTGAACCACAATCAatgtaaaattcaaaatatttatgaagACAATCGTTACAAATTGAGGAATGCACAATTTTATTTATGTGGTTTATTCTTATTCTGGGGAAAACCGCTACGCCTTCTATACATAACAATCGTCTAAGGAAGTCCTGAGATCCTTATAGACCTGCGCCCTGGTTTCCCAATACCAAGTTAAGCTTTCTAACTAGAGGTATGCCCGGTGATTTTATAGTTTATATATTGAGGCCTTCTGTCACAAAATACAACTGCCTCTTTCTCTTCAGTGAATAtttttctggaatattcgttaTCTTCTCTCATCGAAGCCTCATCGACCATTTTGCCATTAGCATTTTCAACTGTCACTTTATTCTTATCTATCTGTTCAAAcgatttatttgtttgttggaTATTTTTAAGATGATTATTTTTCAAAGTTTCCTTGCTTTTAATCGTTGCCTTCTTGTCAACGGTTTCATAACTATCAGGATTGTTAAACATCTCCTGATCAGGCAAATCATATGTTGGTATTTTGACTTCTCCATCTTCTATACTGTAATATTTAGGGTCACCATTGTACACCGTTTCGTCATTGACGTCACCATGGTGATTGACCAGTTGATTTCCTCTGACGTCAGTTCCGTTTTTATCTACTTTATCAGGATGAGCCGCTCTTCCTTTTTGTCTGTAAAATAAACGCAGAATGAATATCTCTGTATAAAGTTCTTCGGTTTTTCATTGGCCGAAAACGTTCTTTCGTTGATGTACGATTGTAACCACTTTGATTCTGCTTGTCGAACCCTATTTTCGTCATCGATTCATTGAATGGTTTCCAATATTACTAACGCTTACATTGTTTACAGTAAAGCCTCTGATTTGTaactatattataatatatgcctttatttatttttctttctttatacaCAGTTGAATCCTTTCATTCGCTGCTCAAACATCAAtacatatttatagatataaGCATCGATTTTAATTGTGGGTACTGTGCATATATGgaaacaaaatatgatttacCTTCTTGAGCGGTACCAGAGTAAGCCCACAAACACAAGGACTAGCAACAGTATAACCACAACTGCGACAATTATTATCCAAAGATTTGTCCCGCCGTTTTTATTTTCTATGAGTAAATACAAATTGGTTTGTTTAgggcaacaaaaacaaaagataaacGAGACGTTCCACTCTGCCACTAAATTGGCACACGTGCTTTACTTTAACTTGATATTTCTGGTATGAGCATGATGTGTCACTTCCATTATAGAAACGTTTACAagtacaaacaaatacatagtCCATTGGCTCACTTATCTTGTATTACAGTTTTATGGCAACTGTTGTTAACGGTCAAATACTATCTTCGCTGAAAGCTTCAAACTTTTCTGAAGTCTACCTATAGAAGCGTCCCAAAGCTACGGCCCATATCTCAGTGGATTATACAACTGCCATATATCAGggtaaatgttaatgtttatttattttttatataaataaatattgttatcaatattGAAGACACATATGCAGATTGGTATAGTTGATGTCGTCAGATGTGTATACATTCAGTACGATAGGTATTATTAAAGAAGCTTTCAAATTGACACATAACGTAAAAGATAGTAACTTATGTCGTCAGCTCTGTAAACATTCAGCATGTTTTTTGTGGATTAGACTATGAGATTTGTCCTTGTACTCACAGTTTCAgcatctaatatatatatatatatatatatatatatatatatatatatatatatatatatatatatatatatatatatatatatatatatatatgcgtatatACCATTCCCCTCCCATATCTACTCTCATTTTTCATATCCAGAGAATGTGGTTAATACCAacgatacccccccccccctcccttttcttttcagtttttgACATGGCTAATTTCCTGAGATATAAAAAGCGAGATCTGCCAATGGCTAACGAAGCAGAGATGCAACTTATCTTCCCAACGATTTTCTTTAACTCGgaataaaactaaacaaaaattTTCGAAAATATGAGAAATGCACTGGTACAGTGGGACATAATCTTACTTGCAATGGTGGTAGAGCTCtgttaaataaaacattcaCAGATTAACCAGTGCACTCCAAGACACATTTCCTGAAATCTGTCAAAATTTTTAATATGCTCTGATTCTGCGATCATATAACACAGATGATTATCCGTTCTGTGACAAGAACAGTTCCACAAACATACCTGAAACGTATCTGATACATATCTTTGTTGCAATACAAAACTGCTAAAcacaaagacaaaacaaatccgttttacatattgtaataaaaataacaatatgtgATAACATTTACTGTGATGAAATATCTTAGTTCccctttgtttttcttccatATTTGCATGGAGAAATAGCACTATCAAGTTGATGAACACAACCAAATATTATTTTGCAATTGacactttttccttttttatcaaCATCATTTCCGAATACCCGTTTTAGGAAATTGAATAGCAAAATAATAGATAAAGATATACATAAGATATGTAAGATATTAAGAAAATCCTTCAGTTAAGGCACTGCTACGTCATATTAAGACTTGCTTAAGTCGTCTTCTAATATATGGAGAAGCTTTAAAATAATGTATATACCAACCTAC
This window of the Apostichopus japonicus isolate 1M-3 chromosome 9, ASM3797524v1, whole genome shotgun sequence genome carries:
- the LOC139974408 gene encoding uncharacterized protein — translated: MFSRIITTNVKRNTTDVSQGILDPENKNGGTNLWIIIVAVVVILLLVLVFVGLLWYRSRRQKGRAAHPDKVDKNGTDVRGNQLVNHHGDVNDETVYNGDPKYYSIEDGEVKIPTYDLPDQEMFNNPDSYETVDKKATIKSKETLKNNHLKNIQQTNKSFEQIDKNKVTVENANGKMVDEASMREDNEYSRKIFTEEKEAVVFCDRRPQYINYKITGHTSS